A region from the Pelobates fuscus isolate aPelFus1 chromosome 3, aPelFus1.pri, whole genome shotgun sequence genome encodes:
- the LOC134601496 gene encoding transmembrane 4 L6 family member 5-like, producing MCTGKCSKFIGVSLYPLILICITANLMMFFPDWSTEYIVNAGEQITQEVRSVGGIVGGGLLVLISAVHIQATGRKGCCNNRCGMFLSIAFSIIGLGGAVFGFLMSLIGLLRGPVCQFNPTFSNDDNVIKPTNGSLVWGRPFDGELEELSDDNYLFHPETWNTCVAPPNVVMFNVILFSTTLVATGIEIILCAVQVLNGLFGCICGTCRKEKNEKGDKGELIE from the exons ATGTGTACTGGAAAATGTTCTAAGTTTATTGGGGTGTCCTTGTACCCCTTGATCCTCATCTGCATCACTGCCAATCTTATGATGTTTTTCCCCGACTGGAGTACAGAATACATTGTAAATGCGGGGGAGCAGATCACCCAAGAAGTGAGGAGTGTCGGTGGGATTGTCGGTGGCGGTCTATTG GTCCTAATTTCCGCAGTTCATATTCAGGCGACAGGACGAAAGGGCTGTTGTAACAACCGCTGTGGG ATGTTCCTGTCCATTGCATTTTCGATTATTGGACTTGGTGGAGCAGTATTTGGCTTTCTTATGTCCCTCATTGGGCTGCTGCGAGGACCGGTCTGTCAGTTTAATCCAACTTTTTCTAATGACGACAATGTAATCAAACCGACTAATGGGTCACTTGTCTGGGGTCGTCCCTTTGATGGGGAGCTGGAAGAACTGAG CGATGATAATTACTTGTTTCATCCCGAGACCTGGAACACCTGTGTGGCACCCCCAAATGTGGTGATGTTCAATGTCATTCTCTTCTCTACTACCTTGGTGGCAACTGGAATTGAAATTATTCTGTGCGCCGTTCAGGTGTTAAATGGTCTGTTTGGCTGCATCTGTGGGACATGTCggaaggaaaaaaatgaaaagggggacAAGGGAGA gTTAATAGAATAG